In a single window of the Anomalospiza imberbis isolate Cuckoo-Finch-1a 21T00152 unplaced genomic scaffold, ASM3175350v1 scaffold_113, whole genome shotgun sequence genome:
- the LOC137465824 gene encoding maestro heat-like repeat-containing protein family member 7: MANQFAEHRLNRALLDLTKEQPADVVMTLLRVAPSCDRAALTMWKSIMCSPRTAEPAQLILLDVLGSWPEHSTCTSDGDKTGVFVLAATVVMWKILQMPCVPHVVTVYFPRLFVHLLFQVFFSTLDVPAEVDTFWKGCQQQYGLATNPNRFAVRTLKSLLCQMQHEDVVVAIERKCGWDTLLCADTHHYAVGLLAR, from the exons atggccaatcagtttgctgagcacaggctgaacagggccctgctggatctcaccaaagagcagcctgctgacgtagtaatgacgctcctgcgtgtggccccatcctgtgacag agctgctttgaccatgtggaagagcatcatgtgctcgcccaggactgcggagccggcgcagctgatactcctcgatgtgctggggagctggccagagcacagcacgtgcacctctgatggggacaaaacgggtgtctttgtcctggct gcaactgtggtgatgtggaagatcctccagatgccctgtgtcccacatgtagtgaccgtgtatttcccccgcctctttgtgcatctgctcttccaagtgttcttcagcacgttggatgtgccagcggaggtcgataccttctggaagggatgccagcagcaatacggccttgccaccaaccccaacag gtttgcagtgcggaccctgaagtccctgctctgccaaatgcagcacgaggatgtggtggtggcaatagaacgcaagtgtggctgggacacgctgctgtgtgctgacacccaccactatgccgtgggtctgctggccaggtga